In Geopsychrobacter electrodiphilus DSM 16401, a single window of DNA contains:
- a CDS encoding DUF6701 domain-containing protein: MQIRRNEISPYISVTLFVRRLLILSSLSLLMVLIIPCEGHADRTITSVTLDGGNSVTVLPSATISATVNVTTDNVGVGGRIRNDWLSTAWRISTSPPGTMTCENHNDHTRKGNYSETFNITAPAASGTYNIYFIAYNNDSCSSGDSATFSRANAVVVNSPPSVVSITRAGADPVASNTTVTWTVMFSTSVNGVDSGDFSLVTTGGVSGATLGAVTGSGTTWTVSANTGNGASEGTLRLNLVDNDSIRDVATAIPLGGTGSGNGNFSGESYRVISPPTLVSILRASSDPTAANTTVAWTVVFSASVSGVDTGDFVLVPSGGTTGASLIAVSDAGGRTTWTVTANTGPSSIGTLGLNLVDNDSILENQLSQPLGGVGVDTFPAGPVYTLAPPAVVLNKTAGASAAVVGEVVTFTLTATNPYDNPLTAVVVTDTLPTGMGYVTHVTTLGTAAVAGQVITWTIPSLPAKGSAQLTLAVSLLQQGPLVNTVTSPGALPASATILVLASAVTHFRMDEPAGSWSGAAGEVIDSGGTALHGRRLTSTSPTTTNVVDPVPTISSEHPSVIGGFCNAAFFDGRAIVEVADSPLFDYTTQLSASAWIYPTAYPPSDYYSILSNDVNYEFHISPTGKLYWWWNSSTLTSATTIPLNQWTHVAITFDSSAGVRRQRIYINGVQDPNTNNWQGTLAPNNCNFYIGGDIATGAACSIMPGRNFHGMIDEVKLYSFELSPSEVVADMTLGRSCSGTFDHVQIEHDGTASVCAPERVTIKACLDSSCNTLYPGTVTVKLKPTGWVGGETFSFNGGIATRQLSQSTAGAVTLGTDSVTPAPATASRCFNGASETCTLNFTAASCAFDAVEVSADPQTPIFTKLAGVPFNIDVLALLGPTTINTTYAGTVAVDLVDASSSACPVGVGLTTATNTTFSGGEAGRKTVAFNYPNAARNVRVRATVGASAPACSTDNFAIRPTAFTLTSSDATNTATTGIPIIKAGTPFNLTASSVAGYDGTPNIDSSKLNGTPNAGVLNGSFGTAPAATGTAAGSGFSYSEVGHFGLAQNAVYDISFTAVDQPGDCTADYSNTISGGKYGCSFGSAAVPQINGSSGFGRFIPARFNLSVAVPPQLGPTCSNSFTYLGQPFGYLFDPEMTLTALNNSGSTTLNYGGSYWKMNSNLGGRSYTNNAVTAATLGIATAGSVAWAGTADSDGIGTVSISAEQLVYAKPTMPEAPFDANLDLNFTAGDLTDADGVCFDPENDGICNAYSISAITGTEQRYGRLKLQNAYGSELLNLPTPFIAEYFTGGGFSLNTADNCTTLTTADQLQLSTDGGASWVNGDTAVTLGGGTTSATLASFPLLNGDAGLSFSAPNAGNTGTIEVRSLVAPAFPWLLFDWTGDGVADEARARVTFGIYKGSPHLIYTRESVQ; encoded by the coding sequence ATGCAGATTAGGCGGAATGAGATCTCCCCATATATTTCGGTAACTCTATTTGTACGCCGCCTGCTGATTCTCTCCAGCCTCAGTTTGCTGATGGTCTTGATTATTCCTTGCGAGGGTCATGCTGACCGAACGATTACCTCTGTTACTCTCGATGGCGGGAACTCGGTCACTGTCCTCCCCTCGGCAACGATCAGTGCGACTGTAAACGTGACTACTGACAATGTGGGGGTGGGGGGTAGAATTCGGAATGATTGGCTTTCGACCGCCTGGCGCATTTCAACCTCGCCGCCAGGAACAATGACTTGTGAAAATCATAACGATCATACCCGGAAAGGAAACTACAGTGAAACCTTCAATATCACTGCACCGGCTGCGTCAGGAACCTACAATATCTATTTTATTGCTTATAATAACGACAGTTGCAGTAGTGGCGACAGCGCTACCTTCAGTCGTGCTAACGCTGTTGTTGTAAATTCACCACCGAGCGTGGTTTCAATTACTCGTGCCGGCGCAGATCCGGTGGCTAGCAACACAACAGTGACCTGGACGGTGATGTTCAGTACCAGCGTCAATGGAGTGGACAGTGGTGATTTTTCTCTGGTGACAACGGGTGGTGTCAGCGGGGCCACTTTGGGTGCGGTGACTGGCAGTGGAACCACCTGGACCGTCAGCGCCAATACCGGGAACGGAGCCAGCGAAGGGACGCTGAGGTTGAACCTGGTTGATAATGATTCGATCAGGGATGTCGCTACAGCTATTCCCCTGGGAGGGACTGGTTCCGGGAATGGTAATTTTAGTGGTGAATCCTACAGGGTTATTTCGCCTCCGACCCTGGTTTCGATCCTTCGTGCCAGTTCTGACCCGACTGCAGCTAATACCACGGTTGCATGGACGGTCGTCTTCAGTGCCAGCGTCAGCGGGGTTGATACTGGTGATTTTGTTCTGGTTCCCTCTGGCGGGACCACCGGCGCCAGTCTTATCGCCGTCAGTGACGCGGGGGGCAGAACCACTTGGACAGTGACGGCCAATACTGGGCCCTCGAGTATTGGAACCCTGGGGTTGAATCTGGTGGATAATGATTCAATCCTTGAAAATCAGTTATCTCAGCCCTTAGGCGGAGTCGGGGTTGACACTTTCCCCGCCGGGCCGGTTTATACCCTGGCGCCACCCGCTGTAGTTCTAAATAAAACTGCCGGCGCTTCTGCTGCGGTGGTTGGTGAAGTCGTGACCTTTACCCTTACCGCCACCAACCCCTATGACAATCCGCTTACCGCCGTGGTCGTTACCGATACGCTTCCGACCGGCATGGGCTATGTTACTCATGTTACGACCTTGGGTACGGCGGCGGTTGCCGGGCAAGTAATCACCTGGACTATCCCTTCGTTGCCCGCTAAGGGGAGCGCGCAGTTAACACTGGCTGTGTCTTTGTTGCAGCAAGGGCCGCTGGTGAACACTGTAACCTCGCCGGGGGCTCTCCCTGCCAGTGCCACGATTCTGGTGTTGGCCAGTGCGGTGACTCACTTTCGGATGGATGAACCCGCCGGTTCCTGGAGTGGTGCGGCCGGTGAAGTTATCGATAGTGGGGGGACCGCACTGCATGGCCGTCGGTTGACCAGTACCTCGCCAACCACTACCAACGTAGTTGACCCGGTTCCGACCATCTCTTCTGAACATCCGTCGGTTATTGGTGGGTTTTGTAACGCCGCCTTCTTCGATGGCCGTGCCATTGTCGAGGTGGCCGATAGTCCGCTCTTCGATTACACCACGCAGCTGTCGGCCTCGGCCTGGATCTATCCGACGGCCTATCCACCGAGTGATTATTACTCGATACTGTCGAATGATGTTAACTACGAATTTCATATCAGTCCTACCGGCAAACTTTACTGGTGGTGGAACTCATCAACCCTGACCTCGGCAACCACGATCCCCCTGAATCAGTGGACGCATGTTGCCATCACCTTCGATTCGTCGGCCGGAGTGAGGCGCCAGCGGATCTATATCAATGGTGTTCAGGATCCCAACACCAATAATTGGCAGGGGACTCTGGCGCCTAACAACTGCAATTTTTATATTGGTGGTGATATCGCAACCGGGGCCGCTTGCAGCATTATGCCAGGGCGAAATTTTCACGGCATGATTGATGAGGTTAAACTTTACAGTTTTGAACTCAGCCCTTCAGAAGTCGTTGCCGATATGACGCTGGGACGCTCCTGTTCCGGTACTTTCGATCATGTGCAGATTGAGCACGACGGTACAGCCTCGGTATGCGCCCCGGAACGGGTAACGATTAAAGCCTGTCTGGATTCATCCTGTAACACATTGTACCCTGGCACTGTGACAGTTAAACTTAAGCCGACGGGCTGGGTCGGCGGGGAAACCTTCTCCTTTAACGGTGGGATCGCCACTCGCCAACTCAGTCAAAGTACTGCCGGCGCCGTCACGCTTGGAACTGATAGCGTTACGCCTGCTCCGGCCACTGCCAGCCGCTGCTTCAATGGGGCGAGCGAAACCTGTACCCTCAACTTTACGGCTGCATCATGTGCGTTTGATGCCGTAGAGGTCAGCGCTGATCCACAAACTCCAATTTTTACCAAACTTGCGGGCGTGCCGTTCAATATCGATGTGCTGGCGTTACTTGGTCCTACTACGATTAACACAACCTATGCCGGGACGGTGGCTGTCGATCTGGTAGATGCATCGTCATCTGCCTGTCCAGTCGGAGTTGGGCTGACCACGGCGACTAACACGACCTTTAGCGGCGGGGAAGCCGGGCGCAAGACCGTAGCTTTTAATTATCCCAATGCCGCACGGAATGTCAGGGTGCGGGCCACAGTCGGTGCATCGGCTCCAGCGTGCTCTACCGATAATTTTGCGATTCGTCCAACGGCGTTTACGTTAACCTCCAGCGATGCCACTAACACCGCAACCACTGGTATCCCCATTATCAAGGCAGGCACCCCATTCAATCTGACGGCCAGTTCGGTGGCGGGATATGATGGGACGCCCAATATTGATAGCAGCAAACTGAATGGAACTCCCAACGCCGGGGTTTTGAATGGAAGTTTCGGCACGGCACCCGCTGCGACAGGAACTGCGGCAGGTTCCGGATTCTCCTACAGTGAAGTGGGCCATTTCGGTCTGGCTCAGAATGCGGTATACGACATCAGCTTCACCGCAGTGGATCAACCGGGTGACTGTACCGCGGATTATTCCAACACAATTTCCGGCGGGAAATATGGTTGTTCCTTTGGCAGTGCCGCCGTGCCACAGATAAACGGCAGTAGCGGATTCGGACGCTTCATCCCGGCCCGATTCAATCTGAGTGTCGCTGTCCCGCCACAACTGGGGCCGACCTGCAGCAACAGCTTTACCTACCTGGGTCAGCCATTCGGCTATCTATTTGACCCGGAAATGACATTGACCGCGTTGAACAACAGCGGTTCTACGACCCTCAACTATGGTGGCAGTTACTGGAAGATGAACTCAAATCTTGGCGGACGCAGTTACACCAATAATGCGGTAACAGCGGCAACGCTTGGAATAGCAACGGCAGGAAGTGTTGCCTGGGCCGGAACTGCTGACAGCGACGGGATAGGAACTGTCAGTATCAGCGCCGAACAGTTGGTTTACGCGAAGCCGACGATGCCGGAAGCCCCCTTTGACGCAAACCTGGATCTGAACTTCACTGCCGGGGATCTGACTGATGCCGATGGCGTCTGTTTCGACCCTGAAAATGATGGCATCTGTAATGCTTATTCTATCTCCGCCATCACTGGAACCGAGCAGCGTTATGGCCGCCTGAAGCTGCAGAACGCTTACGGTTCAGAACTGCTCAATTTACCAACTCCTTTTATTGCCGAGTATTTTACCGGTGGCGGATTTTCTCTGAACACCGCAGATAATTGCACCACGCTGACCACAGCCGACCAACTGCAATTGAGCACCGATGGCGGTGCCAGCTGGGTCAACGGCGATACGGCAGTGACGCTCGGTGGGGGGACGACATCGGCCACGCTGGCGTCATTTCCACTCCTTAACGGCGATGCCGGACTCTCCTTCAGCGCCCCGAACGCCGGAAATACGGGGACTATCGAAGTCCGCTCTCTGGTTGCCCCGGCCTTTCCCTGGTTATTGTTTGACTGGACTGGTGACGGGGTTGCAGATGAAGCTAGGGCACGTGTGACCTTCGGCATATATAAGGGGAGTCCCCACTTGATTTACACCCGCGAGTCGGTTCAGTAA
- a CDS encoding acetyl-CoA hydrolase/transferase C-terminal domain-containing protein, with protein sequence MSNIYGTLDDRVRCKELLKKVKTAEQCVEFFKPGMNIGWSGFTPAGYPKAVPIALADHVEKNNLQGKTKYNLFVGASAGAETEDRWASLDMIDRRWPYQTGKNIAKGINEGRIRMGDKHLGHFAQDLGYGFYTENGRIDVAVIEVSAITEDGGLALTSSCGLVPELVTVADKIILEVNTGQPSFEGLHDILMQNKPPHRQPFMITAADTRIGTPYVPIDISRVVAIVESKHRDKGRAFSEMDDTSEAIAGHIMEFFAHEVKRGRLPENLLPLQSGVGSIANAVVGGLAKGPFKNLTVFTEVLQDTMLDFFDSGKLDFASACSLSLSESSGFPRFFDNWDKYADKILMRPISISNSPEPIRRLGVIAMNTPVEFDIYAHANSTLVGGTRMINGLGGSGDFLRNGYLKIMHAPSTRPSKTDPRGITCVVPKAPHIDHTEHDLDVLVTEQGLADCRGLAPKDRAQLIIDKCVHPEYKPIMQEYFDIAAKDCLARGVGHEPQLFDRCFKMQLNLAKNGTMKIKNWDMKVDLCE encoded by the coding sequence ATGTCGAACATATACGGAACACTGGATGATCGCGTCCGTTGTAAAGAACTACTCAAGAAGGTCAAAACGGCTGAACAATGTGTTGAGTTTTTCAAGCCCGGCATGAATATCGGCTGGTCTGGTTTTACTCCTGCCGGCTACCCCAAAGCGGTACCAATCGCTCTGGCCGATCACGTTGAGAAGAACAATCTTCAGGGCAAAACAAAATACAATCTCTTTGTCGGAGCCTCGGCTGGAGCGGAGACCGAAGACCGCTGGGCATCCCTCGACATGATCGACCGTCGCTGGCCCTACCAGACCGGCAAGAATATTGCCAAAGGAATCAATGAAGGCCGCATCCGCATGGGTGACAAGCACCTGGGTCACTTTGCTCAGGATCTCGGCTACGGTTTCTACACTGAGAACGGCCGGATTGACGTCGCTGTCATCGAAGTTTCGGCGATCACCGAAGATGGCGGCCTGGCCCTCACCTCATCCTGCGGCCTGGTGCCCGAACTGGTCACCGTCGCAGACAAGATCATCCTTGAAGTCAACACCGGACAGCCTTCGTTTGAAGGTCTGCACGATATCCTGATGCAGAACAAGCCGCCCCATCGTCAGCCGTTCATGATCACCGCCGCCGATACGCGCATTGGCACCCCCTACGTCCCGATCGATATCAGCCGGGTGGTCGCCATCGTCGAATCCAAGCATCGTGACAAAGGTCGCGCCTTCAGCGAAATGGACGACACATCCGAAGCGATTGCTGGTCACATCATGGAGTTCTTCGCCCACGAAGTTAAACGTGGCCGTCTGCCGGAAAACCTGCTGCCCCTTCAATCGGGCGTCGGCTCCATCGCAAACGCTGTCGTCGGTGGTCTGGCCAAGGGACCGTTCAAAAACCTCACTGTCTTTACCGAGGTTCTGCAGGATACCATGCTCGACTTCTTTGACTCAGGCAAACTCGACTTCGCTTCGGCCTGCTCACTATCACTCTCCGAATCATCCGGCTTCCCGCGCTTCTTCGACAACTGGGACAAATACGCGGACAAAATCCTGATGCGTCCGATTTCAATCTCCAATTCGCCTGAGCCGATCCGCCGTCTGGGCGTCATCGCCATGAACACCCCGGTTGAGTTTGATATATACGCTCACGCCAACTCGACTCTGGTTGGCGGCACCCGGATGATCAACGGCCTCGGCGGTTCCGGCGACTTTTTGCGCAACGGTTACCTGAAAATAATGCATGCGCCCTCGACCCGTCCGTCGAAGACCGACCCGCGCGGCATCACCTGCGTCGTCCCCAAGGCGCCGCATATCGACCACACAGAGCACGACCTCGACGTCCTGGTCACCGAACAGGGTCTGGCCGACTGTCGTGGCCTGGCACCTAAGGATCGCGCTCAGCTGATTATTGACAAGTGCGTCCATCCCGAGTACAAGCCGATCATGCAGGAATATTTTGATATCGCCGCGAAGGACTGCCTGGCCCGTGGGGTTGGTCACGAGCCGCAGCTGTTTGATCGCTGCTTCAAAATGCAGCTTAACCTTGCTAAAAACGGCACCATGAAAATTAAAAACTGGGACATGAAGGTTGATCTCTGCGAGTAA
- a CDS encoding outer membrane protein assembly factor BamD has product MFRSLLFSLILLILLTACNPTIVPPPRSADYYFKEGERFFDSHLYEDAVASWKKVRDSYYSPELNKLAELKIAEAQYLSDNFEEAASSYSAFVKEHPRDKRLPDALYFLGMSYYKQMLSEDRDQTATENALHTFQRFMKDYPSDKRIEEVSVLVQRTRNRLAEREVYIGRFYLRTGHYQAAINRLKGILKEFPNYYYRDEAFFYLGTAYLKLHRKKEAADIFNTLFDQFPDSQYISQAQKILAKDY; this is encoded by the coding sequence ATGTTCAGATCTCTGCTTTTTAGCCTCATCCTGTTGATTCTCCTTACGGCCTGCAACCCGACAATTGTTCCTCCACCACGCTCTGCTGATTATTATTTCAAAGAGGGGGAGAGATTTTTCGATAGCCACCTTTATGAAGATGCCGTAGCCTCATGGAAGAAGGTTCGGGACAGCTATTATTCTCCAGAACTGAATAAACTGGCCGAACTGAAAATAGCTGAAGCACAATATCTGTCCGACAACTTTGAAGAAGCCGCATCCAGCTACAGCGCATTCGTCAAAGAGCATCCTCGAGACAAGCGCCTGCCGGATGCCCTCTATTTTTTAGGGATGTCTTATTACAAACAGATGCTGAGCGAGGACCGCGATCAAACCGCCACCGAAAACGCACTGCACACCTTCCAGCGGTTTATGAAGGACTATCCTTCGGATAAAAGGATTGAAGAGGTGAGCGTCTTAGTGCAGCGCACGCGCAATCGCCTGGCCGAACGTGAGGTTTATATTGGCCGGTTCTACCTGCGCACCGGCCACTACCAGGCCGCTATCAACCGACTTAAAGGCATTCTCAAAGAATTCCCCAATTACTATTATCGCGATGAGGCCTTTTTCTATCTCGGCACGGCCTATCTCAAGCTTCACCGGAAAAAGGAAGCTGCGGATATCTTCAACACCCTGTTTGACCAGTTCCCGGATAGCCAATACATCAGCCAGGCTCAAAAAATTCTCGCAAAAGACTACTGA